The proteins below come from a single Tachypleus tridentatus isolate NWPU-2018 chromosome 13, ASM421037v1, whole genome shotgun sequence genomic window:
- the LOC143236436 gene encoding zinc finger MYM-type protein 1-like produces MENDINELLRSPFSTKNYADKLRIVQGKPRPSLPSLVSTHKDKKNEYVRHFSESHYDAIEWLTGCKIRFKLFCWPCLLFSTEKRVGNQQGYTDLNHLPAALQKHEKSRAHVQSSLSLKMFGKQRIETLVDTQRKAEISRHNEQVKKNREILKRLIDAVCYLAKQELPFRGHDESNTSDDKGNYKEFLNTLRDYDTCLDSHLNTATVFQRTSPTVQNDLIQALSNVLKKHIKKEIDSARFVAIILDETSDVMSKSQLSTVLRFVCNGKVFERFIGFSDVSADRTADGLFSHVVDIAKEFEIENKLVGQMYDGASVMSGPHEWIAEKSVG; encoded by the coding sequence ATGGAAAATGATATTAATGAGTTGTTACGTTCTCCTTTTTCCACAAAAAATTATGCGGACAAATTAAGAATTGTTCAAGGCAAGCCTAGGCCGTCTCTTCCAAGTCTGGTATCTACGCACAAAGATAAGAAAAATGAATATGTTCGACACTTTTCAGAGTCTCACTATGATGCCATTGAATGGCTAACAGGATGTAAAATTCGATTCAAGCTCTTTTGTTGGCCGTGTTTGTTATTTTCAACGGAGAAGCGGGTGGGGAATCAGCAGGGTTATACCGACTTAAATCATTTACCTGCAGCACTTCAGAAACATGAAAAGTCTCGTGCACATGTCCAGTCTTCCTTGTCGCTTAAAATGTTTGGCAAGCAACGCATAGAGACATTAGTTGACACTCAGCGGAAGGCTGAGATATCTCGTCACAATGAGCAAGTGAAAAAGAATAGGGAAATATTGAAAAGATTAATTGATGCAGTGTGCTATCTTGCCAAACAAGAGCTTCCTTTTCGAGGTCATGATGAATCGAATACTTCAGATGATAAGGGAAACTATAAGGAGTTTCTCAATACCCTTAGAGATTATGACACGTGCTTGGACAGTCATTTGAATACTGCTACAGTTTTTCAAAGAACATCGCCAACTGTTCAAAATGACTTAATTCAGGCTTTgtctaatgttttaaaaaagcatATCAAAAAGGAAATTGACAGCGCAAGATTTGTTGCAATCATTCTCGATGAGACTTCAGATGTGATGTCCAAGTCACAATTATCAACAGTGTTGCGGTTTGTTTGTAATGGAAAAGTTTTCGAAAGGTTCATTGGTTTCTCTGATGTCAGCGCGGATAGAACTGCTGACGGTCTTTTTAGTCATGTTGTTGATATCGCCAAGGAATTTGAGATAGAAAATAAATTGGTCGGGCAGATGTATGATGGCGCGAGTGTAATGAGTGGTCCACATGAATGGATTGCAGAAAAAAGTGTTGGATAA
- the LOC143236891 gene encoding uncharacterized protein LOC143236891 produces the protein MSAKKNKTDLTCIRDGKLSRQARSFKEDFFGKIVPKKNLLSPKKNSKLKGKRIERNSEKKIIKSRIENEIEDLYSDAQHLKNALRYVQEVVEKKKLVEVLPGSTNVVLETVLNIQLKLSRLFDNDQCRAAAAAFKEVYKTLADLIKWSDNALYISDSYILTTDNADEIIYKLQDAVDGLVKLSAGILSNIDNNVNQGFADSLTNSNIPDNFQGESLSDIPSTPRENMKVPDLSQCSPSLKTNSSNVSVFPDDVLHSSIFQMKEDVEPPKYPISLGVSSNLQNHILQPQLRDLVSLLPREQCSADVTVSSEPHSKRLVQEHNFYSYSTSSSSTVGRTETTSVSFPNWHSPHDFFPLSPVDKIVNSSVDINHQSSTNDSVTLSSSKSFMFSQKTKDVSIHCSEISHTKSYKYLSTSLKTPTSKDLGVMMEQHVSCISRESKQTNHMISSGLGLENNDLEYPLILSDKQGTENSFVKQSNYDNKTSCNFLFVGKSGFGTVSNSVLSEAHSSQLVKDHKNWVDASQNHSCSFHKIKCASKTGKSSPLPVKKKNIVAYMQMLGSYQPDEKEFFYHSNYTFHAVETHWQKQNAVLTHPQSFTTPQVSSSDDSVLSDGHSSLSSFGEETETSSPAMPPKRINFLQPSIFEFGKTSSEVGGKATSSLEIEKQNLPISSMGETESNILDHQDVSSFIVWKKPDEEGPEIRGGPVDALIVQAAKAGKKGFLYQEAFLTTYRTIISPVELIDKLIYRFNKFIHMTDTKERATRNAFSLMVRIADDLCVSDIEDGVLQKILNFVLQLISSGELTFARILRKKVVEKCESYRFSQQILLTSLNVSTCSASLLDFKSDVLAEQMTLLDAELFQKIELPEVLLWVKEQKEDLNPNLTSFTEHFNKMSYWVRSRILEQNDARDREKYVGRFIRILKHLRKLKNFNSYLAVLSALDSAPIRRLEWQKNIIEALGEYCALIDSSSSFRTYRQTLANTEPPCIPYIGLILQDLTFVHVGNGDFLPDGNVNFSKRWQQFNILEKMRRFKKPSYPFKRNEQVISFFSGFNDYLCEEAMWQISETIKPRGGPK, from the coding sequence atgtcagctaaaaagaacaaaacagatTTAACTTGTATTCGAGATGGGAAGTTGTCAAGGCAAGCTAGATCATTCAAAGAAGATTTTTTTGGTAAAATTGTTCCTAAAAAGAACCTTTTATCCCCAAAGAAAAATTCCAAATTAAAAGGCAAAAGAATAGAAAGAaattcagaaaagaaaattatcaaaagtagaatagaaaatgaaatagaagacCTATATTCTGATGCACAGCATCTCAAGAATGCATTGCGATATGTTCAGGaagttgttgaaaaaaaaaaattggtagaAGTTTTACCAGGTTCTACAAATGTGGTGctagaaacagttttaaatattcagttaaaattGTCAAGATTGTTTGATAACGACCAATGTCGAGCAGCAGCAGCAGCATTTAAAGAAGTCTATAAAACCCTAGCAGATCTGATTAAGTGGTCTGATAACGCTCTGTACATTAGTGATAGTTACATTCTTACCACAGATAATGCTgatgaaattatttacaaattgcAAGATGCTGTTGATGGTTTGGTCAAGCTTTCTGCTGGTATTTTATCAAATATAGATAATAATGTAAATCAGGGTTTTGCAGATTCACTTACAAACTCAAATATTCCAGATAACTTTCAAGGAGAGTCATTGTCAGACATTCCGTCAACTCCAAGAGAGAATATGAAAGTTCCAGACTTGTCTCAGTGTTCACCTAGTTTAAAAACCAACTCTTCTAATGTCTCAGTTTTTCCTGATGATGTATTGCATTCTAGTATTTTCCAAATGAAGGAAGACGTTGAACCTCCAAAGTATCCTATTTCACTGGGGGTGAGCTCAAATTTACAAAACCATATACTTCAGCCACAGCTGAGAGACCTAGTATCCTTGCTTCCTCGAGAACAGTGCAGTGCAGATGTTACTGTTAGTTCTGAGCCACATTCTAAACGTCTAGTACAAGAACACAACTTTTATAGTTACTCCACTAGCAGTTCTTCAACTGTTGGTAGGACTGAAACCACATCAGTAAGTTTTCCAAACTGGCATAGCCCACATGATTTCTTTCCCTTATCACCTGTTGATAAAATTGTGAATAGCAGTGTTGACATCAACCATCAGAGCTCAACAAATGATTCAGTAACATTGAGCAGTTCAAAGAGTTTTATGTTTTCTCAAAAAACCAAAGATGTAAGTATTCATTGTTCAGAAATTTCTCATACCAAAAGCTATAAGTATCTTTCAACAAGTTTGAAAACCCCAACTTCAAAAGATTTGGGAGTAATGATGGAACAGCATGTGAGCTGTATCTCAAGAGAAAGTAAGCAAACAAATCATATGATCTCTTCTGGACTGGGATTAGAGAACAATGATCTGGAGTACCCTCTTATCCTTTCAGACAAACAAGGTAcagaaaacagttttgtaaaacaGTCCAACTATGACAACAAAACATcatgtaattttttgtttgtaggAAAAAGTGGTTTTGGCACAGTTAGCAATTCTGTGTTGTCTGAAGCTCATTCATCACAGTTGGTTAAAGACCATAAGAATTGGGTGGATGCAAGTCAGAACCATTCATgttcttttcataaaattaaatgtgCATCTAAAACTGGCAAATCATCACCACTGCCAGTGAAGAAGAAAAACATAGTGGCATATATGCAAATGTTGGGTTCTTACCAACCAGATGAGAAAGAGTTTTTTTACCATTCTAATTATACCTTTCATGCAGTAGAGACACACTGGCAAAAACAGAATGCAGTATTGACCCATCCACAGTCTTTCACAACTCCACAAGTGTCCAGTTCAGATGATTCTGTACTTTCAGATGGACACAGCAGTCTAAGCAGCTTTGGTGAGGAAACTGAAACATCATCACCAGCAATGCCTCCAAAAAGAATCAATTTTTTACAACCTTCAATTTTTGAATTTGGAAAAACTAGTTCAGAAGTGGGAGGTAAAGCTACATCTTCTTTGGAAATTGAAAAGCAAAACTTACCAATTTCAAGTATGGGTGAAACAGAATCCAACATACTAGATCATCAAGATGTTAGCTCATTTATTGTGTGGAAGAAACCAGATGAAGAAGGTCCAGAAATTCGGGGTGGTCCTGTAGATGCACTTATTGTCCAAGCTGCAAAAGCAGGAAAGAAGGGTTTTCTATATCAAGAAGCATTTCTTACAACGTATCGCACAATTATCTCTCCTGTCGAACTGATTGATAAACTTATTTACAGATTCAATAAATTTATTCATATGACTGATACTAAGGAGCGAGCTACTCGAAATGCATTTTCTTTAATGGTACGCATTGCTGATGATTTGTGTGTGAGCGATATTGAAGATGGTGTTctgcaaaaaatattaaattttgttctcCAGTTAATTAGTAGCGGAGAGTTAACATTCGCTAGAATTTTAAGGAAGAAGGTTGTTGAGAAATGCGAGTCTTACCGTTTTTCACAGCAGATTCTCCTCACTTCACTGAATGTGAGCACTTGTTCAGCATCTCTACTAGATTTTAAGTCAGATGTTTTAGCAGAACAAATGACCTTGCTGGATGCTGAACTCTTTCAGAAAATTGAGCTTCCAGAAGTGCTATTGTGGGTCAAGGAACAAAAGGAAGATTTGAACCCTAATTTGACCTCTTTTACTgaacatttcaataaaatgtcTTACTGGGTGAGATCAAGGATTTTAGAACAGAATGATGCTAGAGATAGAGAAAAATATGTTGGCCGTTTCATTCGAATTCTAAAACACTTGAGAAAGCTAAAGAACTTTAATTCTTATCTGGCTGTTCTTTCAGCACTAGACTCGGCTCCTATACGTCGTTTGGAGTGGCAGAAGAACATTATCGAGGCCTTAGGAGAGTACTGTGCTCTGATTGACAGCTCATCCTCCTTTCGGACATACAGACAAACTCTAGCAAACACGGAGCCTCCTTGTATCCCTTACATTGGTCTCATCCTTCAGGACTTAACCTTTGTTCATGTTGGAAATGGTGATTTTCTTCCTGATGGAAATGTGAACTTTTCCAAACGGTGGCAACAGTTCAACATCCTTGAAAAAATGAGACGATTCAAAAAACCATCCTATCCTTTCAAGCGTAACGAACAAGTTATCAGTTTCTTCAGTGGATTTAACGACTACTTGTGTGAAGAAGCAATGTGGCAAATATCGGAGACGATAAAGCCAAGAGGAGGTCCAAAATGA